A stretch of the Acyrthosiphon pisum isolate AL4f chromosome A2, pea_aphid_22Mar2018_4r6ur, whole genome shotgun sequence genome encodes the following:
- the LOC100165359 gene encoding hsp90 co-chaperone Cdc37, with protein MVDYSKWKNIEVSDDEDETHPNIDTPSLFRWRHQARVERMEDIKREQQELEIKKKTFQEKYEQTKNQLLAVGQEGQNKKELEEALSALSVEEQELKKREEEFKVKEKVMPWNVDTISKPGFTKTIVNTPKAPPTEENMTEEEKAKRLETFINENKSKLKVFGMFKKYKDSQDYLQKNPQLVCEDTANYLVIWCIDLQMEGKSDLMEHVAHQTICMQYILELSRQLNIDPRACVQSFFSRIQLAEKQYKDSFEEELNMFKDRIRKRAEEKIRIAQAEIEEEERKARLGPGGLDPVEVFESLPDELKKCFESQDIQLLQDTIKNMNQEDATYYMKRCVDSGLWVPDANKDKSSAEDDDKTQEENIYSEINSS; from the exons ATGGTTGACTATAGCAAGTggaaaaatattgaa GTGTCCGACGATGAAGATGAAACCCACCCTAACATTGACACTCCGTCATTGTTTCGTTGGAGGCATCAGGCCCGTGTTGAACGCATGGAGGATATAAAACGCGAACAACAAGAATTGGAAATTAAGAagaaaac ttttcaAGAAAAGTATGAACAAACCAAAAATCAGCTTTTAGCAGTTGGACAAGaaggacaaaataaaaaagaactgGAAGAAGCATTAAGTGCATTAAGTGTCGAAGaacaagaattaaaaaaacgaGAAGAAGAGTTCAAAGTTAAAGAAAAG gtaatgcCATGGAATGTTGATACTATAAGTAAACCAGGTTTTACAAAGACGATCGTGAACACCCCCAAGGCTCCACCAACCGAAGAAAATATGACTGAAGAGGAGAAAGCTAAGCGATTAGAAACATttatcaatgaaaataaaagtaaattgaaAGTATTTGGtatgttcaaaaaatataaagacaGTCAAgactatttacaaaaaaatcctCAACTTGTATGTGAAGACACGGCAAATTATTTGGTTATTTGGTGTATTGATTTACAAATGGAAGGC AAATCAGATCTAATGGAACATGTAGCACATCAAACAATTTGTATGCAATATATTTTGGAACTGTCTAGACAACTAAATATTGATCCAAGAGCATGcgtacaatcatttttttcaag aaTACAATTAGCTGAGAAACAGTACAAAGATTCTTTTGAGGAAGAACTTAATATGTTTAAAGATCGTATCCGAAAAAGAGCTGAGGAAAAGATCCGTATAGCTCAAGCTGAAATAGAAGAAGAGGAACGAAAAGCAAGATTAGGACCAGGTGGTCTTGATCCAGTTGAAGTTTTTGAGAGTCTTCCAGAT gagttgaaaaaatgttttgaatcgCAAGATATTCAATTACTGCaagatacaattaaaaacatgaACCAAGAAGATGCTACTTATTACATGAAGCGCTGTGTAGATTCTGGATTATGGGTACCTGACGCCAATAAAGATAAGAGCAGTGCTGAAGACGATGATAAAACacaagaagaaaatatttattctgaGATAAACAGCtcataa